CGGCTGGGCTATCCGAAACGGCTGGCGGCGGCGGTCGAGGCGGTGGCCTCGTCGGGCGGGCAGATCATGCCGCCGCTGATGGGAGCCGGGGCCTTTGTCATGGTCGAACTGACCGGGGTTCCCTATACCGGGATCGTCGCCGCCGCGATCCTGCCCGCGTTGCTCTATTTCCTCGCGGTCTGGATGGGCATCAATGCCCAGGCCCGCCGCGTCGAACTGCGCGGCATCGCCCCCGAAGATCGCCCCGGCGCGCGTGATGTCGTGATCACCTCGGCCTTTTTCCTGGTCCCCTTCACGGTGCTGCTCTGGGGCATGTTCGGGGCGGGTTACACCGCGCAGTATTCGGCCTGCATGGCGATACTTTCCGGCACGGCGCTGCTGTTCGTGGGGCGCAAGGGGCGGCTGACACGGGCCGAGATCGCCGCCCGGCTGGTGACCGCGCTGCTGACCGCCGCGCGGCAGGTGTCGATGATCGCGGCGATCATCTTCTGCGCGTCGATCGTGATCGGCGTGCTGGCGGTGACCGGGCTGGGGGTCAAGATCACCTCGCTGATCCTGTCCGGATCCGGCGGGATGCTCTGGGCGTCGCTGCTGCTGACCGCGCTGGCCTGCCTTGTGCTGGGCATGGAGGTGCCCACGACCGCGGCCTATGTGATCTGCGTATCGGTTGCCGGGCCTGCGCTGATCAGCCAGGGGCTGGAGCCGTTGCAGGCGCATCTGTTCGTGTTCTGGTTCGCGCTTCTGTCCACGATCACGCCGCCGGTCTGCGGCGCGGTGTTCATCGCCGCGGGCATGATCGGCGAGAACTGGATCAGGGTCGCGACCAGCGCGATGGCGCTGGGGGTCGGGCTCTATGTGATCCCGCTGGGCATGGTCGCAAACCCGGAGCTGCTGCAACTGGCCGAGATGCCCGTTGCCGCCCTGTTCGCGGCGGTGCGGATCGGTGCGGGGCTGACGCTGATCAGCTATGGGCTGATCGGGTTTCGCGCGCTGCCCGCGCGGCTGGCGGCGGGGCTGGCCGGGCTGGCGCTGGTGTTCGCCGGGCTGGCGTTCTGAGCCGACCTGTCGGGAATCGGCATTTTCGTGTAGGATCGGGGCATTGATTTCAATGCCTGTTGCCATGCCGTTTGCATCGCCCGTTTCGAAAGGATGTCTCGATGTCCGATGACGACCCTGACTGGCCGCTTCCGCCCTATGACGATCCCGCCACCGCGCCGCACTGGCTGCGCGTCGAAGACCAGTATCCCGGATCGGGCCGCAATTCGCGGCTGGTGGCGCATTGGACCGCGCCCTATGTGGCCGAGTATCCGGTGGGCGACGATCCCAATGACAAGCTGGCCCTGGCGGCGTCGCGTTACCTGCACAGGCTGACGACCTTCATGGCATCAGCCGGGATGCCGCTGAACCTTCCGGCGGGATGGGCGGCGGCGCTGGCGGCTGGTGACATTCTGAACTGGTTGCCGGTCTGGCCCGCGGTGGGTGAGACCTCACCCGGATTGCCGCCACCGCTGGCATCGTGGAACCTGTCGCGGGAATCCGATCACGAATTGCCGGCAACGGTGGTGATGGTGGCGGCGGAAACCCCGTTGGGCGTCCTGCTGTCGCCCAATGTGGGATTGCGGGTGCCGATGCAGGTGTCGCCGCGCGATCGCGGCGGGTTCAGGGTCACCATCCGCTCGCTGACCGCCGAACTGCCGCAGCCCGGCACAATCAGCCTGTCCGAGATCGCGGCCGGGATCAGCGTGTCGGAACGCACCGTTCTGTTCGATACCCTCGGACGGATGCTTGGCGCATTGAAAGACGGTTACGGCCGGGCCCGGATCGAGGCGACCGCACCGGTCGAGCCCGGCACCCTGAGCACAGACGAGATCCACTTTGCCGATACGGCCGGGCTGATCGGGGAACCTTTCACTGTCACGACGATTGGCAGGGCGCGCGGCGCGGTGGGGATCAACCCGCCGAGCCTGAGACTGGAAACACGGCTGGATTTCACCGCCGAGGGCGACGATTTCACGGCCCGTCACATCCGGCATTGCCCGCTGGTGTCGCACGCGGTGGGTGAGGCCAAGGTATTCGTGCGCACCCCCGCGGACAGCCCGTTCGTCAAGAAGGCCGGCGCGCGCTACAGGTTCAGCCGACGCCGCCCGGCGGCACCCGATCCGGTGCTGGACGAGTTTCGCGAATACCGCCGCATCTCGGGCCATGTGAACGCGATACTGAAGGATACCGGGTTCCGGGTGCGGCAATGCCCCCGTCTCGTGCATACGGATACCGACGGGAACGCCACGAAGGTCGTGGATCTCGAC
This is a stretch of genomic DNA from Pukyongiella litopenaei. It encodes these proteins:
- a CDS encoding TRAP transporter permease, producing the protein MTDTVAARGPVRAAWIVLAAALVLYHLGLIFWGLVPNLVSRPLHLAFVLPFVLVLPAGSPAVRASGAVLAALGMAAAIWVALNHDRLGDQYGFLEGGFQFAVAVTLLAVVIEAARRAIGWPLPLVAVAALAYAIWGQHIPGEFGHSGTPLASFLGTMTIAEGGIWGSLTAVSVGVVAIFVIFGAVLNAGEAGQGFMNVAAAAAGRLTGGAAKVSVISSALFGSISGSASANVASTGAITLPAMTRLGYPKRLAAAVEAVASSGGQIMPPLMGAGAFVMVELTGVPYTGIVAAAILPALLYFLAVWMGINAQARRVELRGIAPEDRPGARDVVITSAFFLVPFTVLLWGMFGAGYTAQYSACMAILSGTALLFVGRKGRLTRAEIAARLVTALLTAARQVSMIAAIIFCASIVIGVLAVTGLGVKITSLILSGSGGMLWASLLLTALACLVLGMEVPTTAAYVICVSVAGPALISQGLEPLQAHLFVFWFALLSTITPPVCGAVFIAAGMIGENWIRVATSAMALGVGLYVIPLGMVANPELLQLAEMPVAALFAAVRIGAGLTLISYGLIGFRALPARLAAGLAGLALVFAGLAF